Genomic window (Armatimonadota bacterium):
GCCGAAGAAGACGACCAGAATCGCTGCAGCAGCGACAATCGCAAACGTCCACGGCTTGGACTGTCTGCTAGGTACGACGCCTTGGTTCAGGATGGCGTCGCGCAGGCGCTCGGACGACATCTGGCACTCGGGGACTTCGCGCAGCGCCTTCAGGCCTTCGCGCACCTTCTTGACCTGCTCGACCTGTTCAAACTCCTCTGGAGACAGGGAGTCAAGCTTGGCCTGGTCCCCTGGCGAAAGCTCGCCAAATCCGGCCTTGATGATCAAATCTCTTCTGCTCTTCATTCTGCCTCTTCCATCTCCTTCAGCAGCGGGGCTACGCGAGTCTGCAACGCGCGCCGGGCCCGCAATACGCGCAGCTTTGCTCCGCCGACGCTGCAACCAAGAGTAGCGCCCATGTCCTTGTAATCCATTTCCTCGATGTCTCTCAGCACGATCACGTTCCGGTGGTGATCTGGCAGCGCGCTGATCGCCCTGCGCAGAATGTCCTTCAACTGTTCTCTTTCCAGGTTCTTAATGGGATCTTCGGCATTTCCGACGGTCATCCAGCTCAACGCCCCAGCCGATTCCTGTAGCTCGAGCCTTTGACGGCGACGAATCATGCGGCCGCGATCGGTTCCTAAGTTCGTCGCAATACGAAGCAGCCAGGTTGTGAACTTCGCCTCGTCCCGATACCTGTGCAAGTTCTGGTAAGCCCGGACGAAGACCTCTTGCACGATATCCTCAGCGTCGTCTCGCCCCTGCGTCATTTGATACGAAAATCGGTACACCAGGGCGCGGTGGCGCTCGAACAGCAGTTCGAACGCTGTATATTCGCCAGCTTTCGCCTTCCGCACCAACAGCTCATCCGAATCACGATCTGACGCGGTCCCTAGGTGGGAGGTTCTAGCCTGCACCTGCAAATTCAGCCTCAAGGCGTGCCTCGACATGATCTTACATGGATTTGACGGATTCGTGGTCAGATCGTTACTCTCTCACGGGGTTGAAACAGCATAATTCTGCGAATCTGCGCCCAATTGGGCACTTGCCCGAGTCTGGGCTCAATTCGGTTATGCCCGAACCCGGCTACATCCCTACCCCGGTATAGTGCCGGGTTCCCTGCCACCACAGTAGCTTGAACAGCCCGAATGACAGCACGATCCACACGCCTTGCACCAGCAGCACCCTGGCTATGTCCGGACCGTGTGTAATTTGGATCAGTATCTCTGTCGGAGCTCCGATCGTGTAGTAGAACGGAAAGATGGCGGCCAAGTCGCGCGCCCAGTCGGGAAACAGCGCGATCGGGAATATCTGACCGCTGAGGAACAGCATCGGCAGATAGTACAGCTCGAAGATCGCGAACGCCTCCTGGACGAATAGGGCGATCATCGCCAAGGCTACGACGAGCGTCAGGCTGACCCCGTGCCCCAACAGCACAGAAAGCCAGAACTCCCAGCCGAAGTAAAGGTCGGTTCCACCGAGATACCCGCTGAAGAGGATCAAGAACGTAACGAACCAGGGCAGGAACAACACAGTACGAATCAGCCTCCAGGAGAGGTTTCTGAAAACGCAAAATTCGAAGTACCCGAGCGGTCGCATGAGGTGTGATGAAAAAACTCCCTCTTTGATCTCCAGCGCGATGTCCCACATCAGATGGCTCGTCACGAACGATCCAATCATCAGCATCGAGAGGTAATAAACGACAAAATCGCCGCTGGAGAAGCCGTGTATCTCCCCTCCGCCGGAGGCGGCGATCAAGACGATCGGCATCGTGATCGCAGTCACGACGTCTGTGATGACCCAAATCGCCATCGACGCTCGGTACGCCACCGCATCGCGGAAATAGACCGAGACCAGCGCCTTCCATCGACGTAACGCCAGAACAGACGGGCTTCTACCGATCGACACGATCAACGCTCCGAGAAAGTCGGAAAGCCCCGCGCTTGTGCCGTGCCGGCGCTACGCGTTCTGATCGTGCAGGGGAAAGCCAAGTTCCTTGAGAAGAACCGCTCCCTCTTCGTCGGTCTTCGCCGACGTCACGATCGTAACGTCCATTCCACGAATCTTGTCGAATGTGTCGTAGTCGATTTCAGTGAAGATCAACTGCTCCTTGAGCCCGATCGTCACGTTGCCTCGACCGTCGAACGACTTTGGGCTAAACCCTTGGAAGTCCCTGATTCTCGGCAGCGCGACCGTGCAAAGCCTGTCCAGGAAGTGCCACATACGGTCTCCGCGCAGCGTGACGCGGCAACCGATCTTCATGCCCTCGCGGATCTTGAAGTTCGAGACCGACTTTTTGGCTAGGCGAACCTGCGCTTTCTGTCCTGTGATCGTCGCCATGTCCCGCATAGCGTTATCGACGGCCTTTTCGTCGGAGCCTGTGCCCATGTTGACGACGATCTTCGTTGGTTTGGGCGTCTCCATTACCGAGCGATACTTAAACTTCTCCTGAAGCTTCGCCATCGCTTTCTCGCGGTAGATCTTCTTCAATCGCGGCGCCGGGAGCTTCATCTGGACTTCGTCTTTCTTCTTTCCGTCGTGCTTTGCCATCAGTCCTTCTCCTGCATGATCGGCCCGTCAACGAGCGTCTTACCGGACTTCTTCGCGTATCGAACGAGTTTGCCGTCCTCTCGCCGCCGACCGATCCTTGTCGGCTCGTCCGTCTCAGGATCGAGGACCATGAGGTTGCTCAGGTTGATCGGCGCCGGCAGGCGCACCCTGGCAGATTTTTCGCCCTGGTACTTTGCCTTGCGGTGCTTCGTGACCGCGTTGAGCGGCAACGGCTGGTCTTCGTTCTCCTCATTCGCTTGGAGCACGATGGCGGTGTTCTTCTCGGCGTTGATCGACCAGATATAGCCCTTTTCGCCAAGGTCCTTTCCCGCGACGATCATCACCTCGTCGCCCTTGCGAATTTTAGGCTTCTGCTTGCCCGCTATTCGCTTCATTTCAGCTTTCGACGGCATGCTAAATCACCTCCGGGGCGAGCGATACGATCTTGATGAACTTGCCGTCGCGCAGCTCGCGTGCGACCGGGCCAAAAATGCGAGTCCCGCTCGGCTCCATCGTCGCCGGGTTGATGATGACGCACGCGTTATCGTCGAATCTCAGAGTAGAACCGTCCCGGCGGCGAATCGGATTCTTAGTCCGCACGATGACTGCTCGAATCACCTCGCCTTTCTTGATCGGCATGTTCGGCGTGGCGGACTTGACAGAGCATACGATCATGTCGCCCACGCCTCCGTAGCGCGGCTGAGAACCCTTCAGGACCGTGATGCACATTACTTCACGCGCGCCTGAATTGTCCGCGACCTTCAATCTCGAAAACTGCTGTATCATCTATCCGTTCCGTCCACCGCTGCTGCCTTACTTGACCTTCTCAATAATCCGAACTATGCGCCACCGTTTATGCTTGCTCAGAGGGCGCGTCTCCATAATCTCAACTTTGTCACCGATGTCGCATCCGAACGTGTCGTGCGCCTTGACTCCGCGAGACTTACGTACGATCTTGCCGTACAGCGGGTGCTGGAACGCTCGTTCCAAAGTGACGATGCAGGTTTTTTCCATGCGGTTCGATTTAACGACGCCTTGTCGCATCTTTCGCCGCCCGCGCTGTGCCTCTTCGCTCACCTGTCTCCTCCGCTCTTCTTTTCCTTGATGATCGTTAAAATCCGCGCGATGTTCTTTCGCCGGACCTTCAGGCTCGCGACATCCGTGATCTGGCGGAATACGAGGTCTCGACGAGCCTTGTAGAGCGACGCGCGCTCCTGTTCAACAATCTCTTCGAGCTCCGGCACGCTCTTTTCTCTCAGTTCAGACGACTTGATTCCTTTCATCTCGATGATTCCGATCAGCAACGCAGGCGCCCGCTGCTAATACCCCTCCTGGCGGACCACAAACTTCGTTTTGATCGGCAGCTTGTGCTGAGCGAGTCGGATCGCCTCTCGCGCAGTCTCAATGTCCACACCGTTCATTTCAAATAGGATTTTGCCGGGCCTCACGACTGCCACCCAGTATTCGACCGAAGCCTTGCCCTTGCCCATCCTCTGCTCGAGGGGCTTCTTGGTAACCGGCTTGTCGGGGAACACTCTGATCCACACCTTCCCTCCGCGCTTGATATGGCGCGTCATCGCGATGCGGGCAGATTCTATTTGTCTGCTTGTGATCCAAGACGGCTGCAGCGCCATTAGACCGTAGTCGCCGAAGTCGACGGTGGTGCCGCCCTTCGACACTCCCCGCATGCGGCCCCGGTGCTGCTTTCTGAACTTCGTTCGCTTAGGCATCAACATTCTTGCTCACCTCGTCTTCTGATTTGGTCTCGGTGACCTCTGGTGCTGCCGCGTCCGTATCCACCGTTGGGCCGGTGGTCAATTCGGCTGGAGACTCACTTGCGACGGCTGACTCCCGGTCACGCGCTGGTCGTTTCCGCGGCAAGTTTTCTGCCTTGATCGCTGCCAGCACCTGCTTCTCCGGCAGCACCTCGCCCCTGTAGACCCACACCTTGATTCCAACCGTACCGTAGACGGTAAAGGCCGTCGCAAATCCGTAGTCGATGTCTGCGCGCAAGGTGTGCAACGGGACTTTTCCAACCATGTCCGACTCGCTCCTGGCGATCTCCGCGCCGTTCAAGCGTCCGGATACCTGGATTTTGATGCCTCGTCCGTTCATCCTGACACAGCGTGTAATCGCCTGGCGCATCGCGCGCCTGTGCGAAATCCTGCGTTCGAGCTGCACGGCGATGTTCTCGGCGACCAGCTGCCCGTCGAGCTCCGGCTGCCGCACCTCTGCGACGTTCACCTGGACCTGTGCAGACGCATTCTCTTTGCGCATATAGTGATTCAAATCGCTTGAGATTTCGTCGATGCCTTTACCGCCTCTGCCGATCACGGCACCGGGACGAGAGGTAAAGATCGTCACTTTTATCTTGGAAGCGGCTCTCTCGATTTCGATCCTTGAGATCAGGCCCTTGCCGATCTTCTTCGCCAAGTACCGACGAATCTTGTAATCCGACAGCAGTGCTTCTCGATACTGCCGCTTGGGGTAGATCCAGTGGCTGTCGTGGCCTCTGATGATCCCGAGCCTAAAGCCGATCGGATGGATTTTCTGACCCATAGTTAACCTACTCCTCGGCTAATCGCCGTCCTCCTTCTCGCTTGCATCGTCGCTCTTCTCGGCATCTTCTGTTTCCTGTTCATCTCCCTCAGCGGCTTCGCCTTCGACAGCCTCACTGCCGTCTTCTGATGTATCCTCCGCCTGGTCCTCGTCTGCCGCTGCCACAGTTTCCTCTACGATCGCCTCGTCCTTCTTCTTTTTCCTGGACTTCGCTTTGTCGAAGCTCGGTCGCGGCTTCGGCCTGGTGCCGTGCGGCTTGACCTTTCTCCCGCCGTCGAACTCCTCCACAACAACCGTGATGTGGCTCGTCTTCTTGAGAATGCGATTGACTCGCCCCATGGCCCGAGGGCGAATTCGCTTGAGCCGCGGACCTTCGTCCACGCTGATCTTCAAAATGCGAAGCGTGTCCGGATTCGCGCCGTGGTTCTCCTGGGCGTTGGCCATCGCGGAGATCAGCACCTTGCGCAAGGCTCGCGCACCTTTGCTGGGATGAAAGCGCAATAGGTCGGCCGCAGCGCGAGCTGATTTTCCTCGCACTTCGCTTGCCACCAGCCGTACCTTCCGGGGCTGAACCCGTACGTACTTTGCTACTGCTCTAACGTCCATCTTCTGTACCGTTGCCGAATCCCATTCCTAGCTTCAAACTACCTCGCGCAAGACCACTGATTGTACCTCTTGGCACCCTGTGGCCAAGGGCCGTCGATTCAGCGAATTCTGGTCCCCCGTTCCGGGATTTTCCCGTCGTGCCCCCGGTAAGTCCGCGTCGGGGCAAACTCGCCGAGCTTATGGCCGACCATGTTTTCAGTCACGTACACTGGAACGTGCTTTCGTCCATCGTGCACAGCCAGCGTGTGACCGATCATCGCTGGCGTGAGAGTCGATCGCCGCGACCACGTCTTGATGAGCTTCTTCTCGTTCTTGGCGTTCAACGCATCGACCTTCTTGGCGAGGTGGTCGTCAACAAAAAAGCCTTTCTTCAAGCTACGGGCCATATTCTCATCAACCTCCGATTACTTCCGAGCATCGTGTCTGCTCCTAACGATAAACCTGTTGCTCCTTCTTTTCCGTCGCGTCTTGGAGCCGCGCGCCTTGTTGCCCCATCGGTCAACCGGTCCCTTCTTCCGACCGACCGGCGACTTAGCCTCGCCGCCGCCGTGGGGATGGTCGCGCGGATTCATCGCGACGCCGCGAACGTGCGGCCTGCGACCAAGGCCTCGGTTCTTGCCGGCCTTGCCGAGCACTTCGTTTTCGTGATCCGAGTTGCCGACTTCGCCGATGGTCGCCATGCACTCCAGATGCACCATACGCATCTCATTGCTCGGCAGCCGCAGTGTGGCGTAGTTTCCCTCTTTCGCCATGAGCTGCGCCCCAAGGCCTGCGGCCCGAACGATCTGTCCGCCGCGACCCAACTGCAACTCGATGTTGTGAACGATCGTTCCAAGCGGAATGTTCCGAAGCGGCATCGCATTGCCGGGGAGAATGTCCACGCCAGGCCCCGACTCAACCGTCGTGCCGACCACCAACCCTGCCGGGGCGATGATGTACCTCTTCTCGCCGTCAGCGTAGTGCAGCAACGCGATTCGGCAACTCCGGTTCGGATCGTATTCAATGGCGGCGACCTTGGCCGTTATGCCGATCTTGTTCCGCTTGAAATCAATGATGCGATACTTGCGCTTTTTCCCACCGCCTCGATGGTGCGAGGTGATGCGCCCGGTATGGTTTCGACCGCCGGTCTTCCTCTGCGATGTCGTCAGCCGCTTTTCAGGGCGCTTGCCCTTGGTGATATCGGCATAGTCCGAGAGGATCATGTGACGCCTACCCGGTGATGTCGGTTTCATTTTGCGAGTCGCCATTGTTAAACTCCGTAGTCCTCTAAGACCTGGCCTGGCGCGAGGGTTACGACGGCCTTCTTGAAGTCAGGCGTCTTGCCTTTCTTGCCGCGTCCTACGCGCCGCATCTTGCCCCGCACGTTCATTGTCCGCACGGACAGAATACTGATCACGTCGTCCTTCTTTCGACCGCTGTTATAGATCGACTCCAGCGCCTGCTTGATTTCGATCTTGTTGGCAGTGCGCGCCACGACGAACGTGTACGTCCTCTGTACCGTGCTTTCGTCGGTCGCCAGCGGATCGCCGTAGCTCAGGCTTACGCTCTTCTCCGTTATGTGCGGCTTAATAATCACGTTGTGCGGATCTTTCACTTAACCCACACCTCCTCGGTCTTTTCTAGAGCCGCCTTGCTCATCAGAATCTTGTGGGCGACCAACAGATCGCGCGTCGAAAATGAGCTGGCCTTGCCATCTTTGCTCGGCGCGGTCCGAACGACCACGTTCTGCAGATTCCGAAAGCTCATGGTGACGATGCTATCGTTTTCAGCAACGACGACGAGAACGCGGCGACAGTTCTTCAGCCCGTGGGCGTTCAACAGTTCGCAGGCAGCCCTTGTCTTGGGCTCGCCGAACGAAATCTTGTCCGCGAGAACGACGTCGCCAGCTTGCAGCCTTGTTGAAAGCGCTGTGATCGTCGCAAGCTTTCGCTCCTTTTTGTTCAGCTTGTGACCGTGGTCTCGGGGTTTGATCGCGAACGCCATGCCACCGCCTGCGTATTGCGGGGCGCGGATCGTGCCTTGCCTGGCGTTGCCGGTCTTCTTTTGGCGATACGGCTTCCGTCCGCCGCCGTGCGCATCGCTCCTGCTCTTGCCAGAGTGGGTTCCCTGCCGCGAGTTCGCCTGTTCGGCCATGACCGCGCGGTGCAGGAGGTTGTTCTCCGGACTCAGCGAGCCAAGCGGTTCGGCGACCTTGTGCTTGCCGACTACTTTGCCCTGATCGTTCTTGATCTCGATTTCCGCCATCTCTACTTGGCCTCCTTCCTGATCGTCACGAGGCTGCCGTTGCTGCCCGGCACACTGCCGCTCACGAGCACCAGATCGCGCTCTGGATCGACCTTGACTATGCGCAGGCTCTTCTGGCTGACCGTCTCGCCGCCCATGCGCCCTGGGCCGCGCTTGCCCTTGAATACGCGCGCCGGCCCTGTTGGGCCGCTGGACATCGGTCTGCGCTTCGCCATATAGCCGTGGGTCATGTGCTGACCTTTGAAGCCGTGGCGCTTGACGACGCCGGCAAAACCGCGTCCCTTGCTTATGCCAATGACTACGACTTCGTCGCCTTCACTGAACACGTCTGCCGTGATCTCTTGGCCGAGCTCAAACCCGGACGAGTCATCGACCCGGAACTCGCGCAGCCAGCGCAAATTCGTGCCGACGCCTGCCTTCTTGAGGTGTCCGAACTTGGGCCACGTCATGTTCTTGCTGCTTTTGGCGGCAAATCCGACTTGGACCGCGCTGTAGCCGTCGGTCTCTTGCGTCTTGATCTGGGTGACGAACACGGGCCCAGCAGCGATTACGGTGACGGGAATCATCTTCCCGTCCTCCGTAAAGACGTGGGTCATTCCGACTTTCGTGCCTAATATTCCTGGGAGCAACCGTTTACCTCCTGCTTCCTGTGCCGGCCATCGCTGAACTTGTTCGCGTTGCCCCGAAACGGTTTCGGGGGCGCTGCTATGACCTGCTCGAAGCTCTTACATACTTTCTCTAGACCGTCTTGATCTCAATGTCGACGCCGCTCGGCAAGTCCAAGCGCATCAGCGCGTCGATCGTCTTGTTCGTGGGCTCTCTTATATCGAGCAGCCTGTTATGCGTCCTAATCTCGAAGTGCTCCATCGACTCCTTGTCGATGGTCGGACCTCGAATGACACAGAACTTCCGAATCCGCGTTGGCAGCGGAATCGGTCCGCACAGCCGGGCGCCCGTGCGCTTGACCGTTTCCACGATCTTAGATACAGAACTGTCTAAGATCCTGTGGTCGTACGCTCGGAGCCTAATCCTGACTGTTGGTGGTTGTGCCATCTGTGCCTTCTAATTCAAGAGGGAGCCCTTGGGGCTCGATCATCGCTCTACTCGTGCACCGCCGTGATCGTTCCAGCTCCGACCGTTCGACCGCCTTCGCGAATAGCGAACTTTGATCCGTGCTCCATTGCGATCGGAGCTATCAGCTCGACGTTCATCTTCGTGTTTTCGCCCGGCATCACCATCTGCACTCCCTCGGGCAGCGACAGCGATCCAGTGACGTCCGTGGTCCTGAAGAAGAACTGGGGCCGGTAGCCCGTCGTGAAAGGCGTGTGACGGCCGCCCTCGGCCTTGGACAGAACGTAGACCTCAGCATCGAACTTCGTGTGAGGGGTAATCGACTTCGGCGCCGCGATAACCATGCCACGCTCGACTTCGTTTCGGTCTACTCCACGAAGAAGCAGTCCTACGTTGTCGCCAGCCTGACAGTCATCGAGCAGCTTGCGGAACATCTCGATACCGGTGCAAACCGTCTTCATCGGCTCGTCGCGCAGGCCGACGATTTCAACTTCCGTGTTGATCTTGAGCGTTCCGCGTTCGACACGGCCGGTAGCGACCGTGCCGCGTCCGGTGATCGTGAACACGTCTTCCACGGCGCACAAGAACGGCTTGTCGGTCTCGCGAACCGGTTCAGGAATGAAAGTGTCGCAGGCGTCCATCAACTCAAGGATCTTCTTGACCTCCTCGTCTTCCATGTCCATGCTGCCGGCCTCCGCCATCCGCATAACCTTGAGGGCGGTTCCTTTGATGATCGGCGTGTCGTCGCCGGGGAACCCGTACTGGGTCAGAAGCTCACGGATCTCCATCTCGACGAGCTCGATCAGCTCGTCGTCGTCTACTTGGTCAGTCTTGTTGATGTAGACCACGATGTGCGGTACACCGACCTGGCGCGCCAGCAAGATGTGCTCGCGAGTTTGCGGCATCGGCCCATCGGCGGCTGACACGACCAAGATAGCACCGTCCATCTGAGCCGCGCCTGTGATCATGTTCTTGATGAAATCGGCGTGCCCAGGGCAGTCGACGTGCGCGTAGTGGCGCTTCTCGGTCTCGTACTCCTGGTGCGAGATATTGATCGTAATGCCGCGCGCCTTTTCCTCGGGAGCGTTATCAATCTCATCGTACTTAGCAGCCGTAGCAAGACCCTTCTCTGCGAGCACTGCGGTGATCGCAACGGTCAAGGTTGTCTTGCCGTGGTCCACGTGACCAATCGTGCCAATGTTGACGTGTGGTTTCGTTCGAATGAACTTCTCTCGTGCCATGACTTCGTGTTTTCCTCAGTTATGCGCTTCCCTGCGCCTTCTCCATGATCTCTGTCGCAATACTCTTCGGTACTTCCTCGTAATGGGACGGCGTCACGTTCGGCGTCGCCCTGCCTTGCGTTATCGAACGCAGGGCCGTGACATAGCCGAACATCTCCGACAGCGGGACGTGCGCGTTCACGATGCTGACGCTGCCCAGGCCCGCCTCCATTCCCTCAATGCGTCCTCGCCTGCTGTTCAGATCGCCGACCACGTCTCCTACGAAGTTCTCCGGTGTCGTGATCTCAACATGCATGATAGGCTCCTTCAGCACCGGCTTGGCTTTCTTCATCGCCTCGCGAAACGCCAGGACGCCCGCCTGCTTGAACGCATTCTCGTTTGAGTCTACTTCGTGATAGGAGCCATCCACAACCGTAACCTTCAAGTCCACGACTGGATACCCAGCGATTACTCCAGAAAGCAGCCCCTCTCGGATGCCCTTTTCAACCGCAGGAACGTACTCCTTGGGGATAGAGCCGCCCACGGTCTTGTTCACGAATTCGAACCCCTTGCCTACTGGAAGCGGTGCGATGTCTATTACGCAGTGGCCATACTGGCCTGATCCGCCAGTCTGCCGGACGAACCTGCCCTCGGCTCGCGCCTCCTTGGTGACCGTCTCGCGATACGCCACTTGGGGCTTGCCCTGGTTGGCCTGCACCGAGAACTCTCGGTTGAGCCGGTCGACGATGATCTCGAGGTGCAGTTCGCCCATGCCGCTGATGATCGTCTGGCCGCTGTCTTGATCCGTGGTCACCCGGAAGGTCGGATCCTCTTCAGCAAGCCGCTGCAATGCGGTACCCAGCTTCTCTTGGTCTGCACGGCTCTTCGGCTCAATGGCGATCTGGATCACCGGCTCGGGGAATCGAATGCTCTCCAGGACGATCGGATGGCCTACGTCGCATACCGTGTAGCCGGTCTTGACGTCGTTCAGGCCGATGACGCCGACGATCTCGCCGGCGTACACTTCGTTCAGGTCTTCGCGGTCGTTGGCGTGCATCTCCAATATCCGACCGACCCGCTCCTTGCGAGTTCTCAAGTCGTTCGTGTACGGATCCCGGTACGTGACGGATACGTGCGTGCCTTTCTTCAGCGTGCCCGAGTACACCCTGACGAAGATCAGCCGCCCGACGTACTTGTCCGTCATGACCTTGAACGCGAGCCCGCTGAACGACTCCTCGTCGTCAGCCTTTCGCGTTATCTCTTCTTCGCTGCCAGGGTGAACGCCCCTGATCGCCGGCATGTCGAGCGGCGAAGGCAGGTAGTCGATCACGGCGTCGCATACGGCCTGAATGCCTTTGTTCTTGAACGCTGATCCGCACAGGGCGGGAACAAGCTTGTTCGCGATCGTCCCCCTCCGCAGCGCGTCTCGAATGTCCGCTTCGGAGATCTCTTCCCCACCAAGGAATCGCTCCATGATCGACTCGTCGAACTCCGAGATGGCGTACATCATCTTTTCGCGATACTCGGCGGCCTTCGCCTTCAGATCTTCCGGGCAGTCCTCCGTGTGGAACGACTTTCCGGTCATGTCCTCTGGGTCGTACAGCGACGCCTTCATCGTCACGAGATCGACAAAGCCCCGGTATGTCGACTCTACGCCGACAGGAATCTGCAATGGCGCTATGTTCGCCCCCAACCGCTCCTTGACCTTGTCGAGCACGTCGAAGAAGTCCGCGCCGAGACGATCCATCTTGTTCACGAAAACGATCCGGGGCACCTTGTACCTGTTCGCCTGTCTCCAAACGGTCTCAGACTGTGGCTGGACGCCGCCGACCGCGCAGAACACGGCGACCGCACCGTCCAGAACGCGCAGCGACCGCTCGACCTCGACCGTGAAATCGACGTGCCCCGGCGTATCGATGATATTGATCTTGTGCTCTTTCTTGTCGTTGTTCGACCCGGACCAGAAAGCCGACGTAGCTGCAGCAGTGATCGTGATTCCGCGCTCCTGCTCCTGCTCCATCCAGTCCATGGTGGCCGCGCCGTCATGAACCTCTCCCATCTTGTGCGTCTTACCGGTGTAGTAGAGGATCCGCTCGGTCGTGGTCGTCTTGCCGGCATCGATGTGAGCTGCGATGCCGATGTTGCGTACCAATTCAATCGGGTGCGATCTAGCCATGAGTACTATC
Coding sequences:
- the tuf gene encoding elongation factor Tu; its protein translation is MAREKFIRTKPHVNIGTIGHVDHGKTTLTVAITAVLAEKGLATAAKYDEIDNAPEEKARGITINISHQEYETEKRHYAHVDCPGHADFIKNMITGAAQMDGAILVVSAADGPMPQTREHILLARQVGVPHIVVYINKTDQVDDDELIELVEMEIRELLTQYGFPGDDTPIIKGTALKVMRMAEAGSMDMEDEEVKKILELMDACDTFIPEPVRETDKPFLCAVEDVFTITGRGTVATGRVERGTLKINTEVEIVGLRDEPMKTVCTGIEMFRKLLDDCQAGDNVGLLLRGVDRNEVERGMVIAAPKSITPHTKFDAEVYVLSKAEGGRHTPFTTGYRPQFFFRTTDVTGSLSLPEGVQMVMPGENTKMNVELIAPIAMEHGSKFAIREGGRTVGAGTITAVHE
- the rpsJ gene encoding 30S ribosomal protein S10, which encodes MAQPPTVRIRLRAYDHRILDSSVSKIVETVKRTGARLCGPIPLPTRIRKFCVIRGPTIDKESMEHFEIRTHNRLLDIREPTNKTIDALMRLDLPSGVDIEIKTV
- the fusA gene encoding elongation factor G, with amino-acid sequence MARSHPIELVRNIGIAAHIDAGKTTTTERILYYTGKTHKMGEVHDGAATMDWMEQEQERGITITAAATSAFWSGSNNDKKEHKINIIDTPGHVDFTVEVERSLRVLDGAVAVFCAVGGVQPQSETVWRQANRYKVPRIVFVNKMDRLGADFFDVLDKVKERLGANIAPLQIPVGVESTYRGFVDLVTMKASLYDPEDMTGKSFHTEDCPEDLKAKAAEYREKMMYAISEFDESIMERFLGGEEISEADIRDALRRGTIANKLVPALCGSAFKNKGIQAVCDAVIDYLPSPLDMPAIRGVHPGSEEEITRKADDEESFSGLAFKVMTDKYVGRLIFVRVYSGTLKKGTHVSVTYRDPYTNDLRTRKERVGRILEMHANDREDLNEVYAGEIVGVIGLNDVKTGYTVCDVGHPIVLESIRFPEPVIQIAIEPKSRADQEKLGTALQRLAEEDPTFRVTTDQDSGQTIISGMGELHLEIIVDRLNREFSVQANQGKPQVAYRETVTKEARAEGRFVRQTGGSGQYGHCVIDIAPLPVGKGFEFVNKTVGGSIPKEYVPAVEKGIREGLLSGVIAGYPVVDLKVTVVDGSYHEVDSNENAFKQAGVLAFREAMKKAKPVLKEPIMHVEITTPENFVGDVVGDLNSRRGRIEGMEAGLGSVSIVNAHVPLSEMFGYVTALRSITQGRATPNVTPSHYEEVPKSIATEIMEKAQGSA